The Juglans regia cultivar Chandler chromosome 2, Walnut 2.0, whole genome shotgun sequence genome includes a window with the following:
- the LOC108991469 gene encoding protein KINESIN LIGHT CHAIN-RELATED 3, which translates to MPGIVMEEINEEKVVNEVNGNSTPIKENLVEMPGIVMEEVNEEEVVNEPNGNSTPVKENLVENKLLESTTSQSPQNAVTDLPVDGVVETSIEQLYENVCDMQSSDQSPSRRSLRSDGEESRIDSELRHLVGGEMKEVEIIEEEVVDKPGNDSRSNSSPKKGSSSTGKKSGKMEEIQSASTKSVSPGHSKKSSRLQLKSETSSKSNTKGKSPEKPPTEKRNNKSLKKQNTGVTPLKKQQTSTLGGSKLQNGPQDSTESELANPDLGPFLLKQARELISSGDNPQKALELALRAAKSFEICGNGKPSLELVMCLHVTAAIYCSLGQYSEAIPVLERSIEIPAIEEGQEHALAKFAGQMQLGDTYAMLGQLENSIMCYTTGLEVQRQVLGEIDPRVGETCRYLAEAHVQALHFDEAERLCQMALDIHKDNGSPVSLEEAADRRLMGLICETKGDHEAALEHLVLASMAMVANGQEAEVASVDCSIGDSYLSLSRYDEAVFAYQKALTVFKTTKGENHPAVGSVFVRLADLYNKTGKLKESKSYCENALRIYEKPILEVPPEEIASGLTDVSAIYESMDELEQALKLLQKALKIYNDAPGQQSTIASIEAQMGVMYYMLGNYSDSYNSFKNAISKLRASGEKKSALFGIALNQMGLACVQRYAINEAAELFEEARSVLEQECGPYHPDTLGVYSNLAGTYDAVGRLDDAIEILEHVVGTREEKLGTANPDVDDEKRRLAELLKEAGRARNRKARSLETLLDSNPPHNINNDCIEV; encoded by the coding sequence ATGCCTGGCATTGTTATGGAAGAAATTAATGAAGAAAAGGTCGTGAATGAAGTGAATGGAAATTCTACACCTATTAAGGAAAATTTAGTTGAAATGCCTGGCATTGTTATGGAAGAAGTTAATGAAGAAGAGGTCGTGAATGAACCGAATGGAAATTCTACACCTGTCAAGGAAAACTTAGTTGAAAATAAGTTGCTGGAGAGTACTACGAGTCAAAGCCCTCAGAATGCGGTTACCGATCTCCCTGTTGACGGGGTTGTTGAGACCTCGATTGAGCAGCTTTATGAAAATGTATGTGACATGCAAAGTTCTGATCAATCACCCTCCAGGCGAAGCCTTAGATCTGATGGTGAAGAGTCTAGGATTGATTCAGAGTTACGTCATCTAGTAGGAGGGGAGATGAAGGAGGTGGAGATAATCGAAGAAGAGGTAGTTGATAAGCCAGGCAATGATTCTCGGAGCAATTCTTCCCCTAAGAAGGGAAGTTCATCTACTGGTAAGAAGTCAGGGAAGATGGAGGAGATCCAGTCTGCGAGTACGAAGTCTGTTTCTCCAGGGCATTCCAAGAAATCCTCTCGCTTGCAGTTGAAATCTGAAACATCATCAAAATCTAATACTAAGGGAAAAAGTCCCGAGAAACCGCCTACTGAGAAGCGGAACaataagagtttgaaaaaacaaaacacaggTGTCACTCCCCTGAAGAAGCAGCAAACCTCGACTTTGGGAGGGTCTAAGTTACAGAATGGACCTCAGGATTCTACTGAATCAGAATTAGCAAATCCAGATCTGGGACCCTTCTTGCTTAAGCAAGCAAGGGAGTTGATTTCTTCAGGGGATAATCCCCAGAAAGCCCTTGAATTAGCACTTCGGGCAGCAAAATCATTTGAAATATGTGGAAACGGGAAACCCAGTTTAGAATTGGTCATGTGTTTGCATGTTACCGCTGCAATATACTGCAGCTTAGGCCAGTACAGTGAGGCAATTCCAGTTCTTGAGCGTTCAATTGAGATTCCAGCAATTGAGGAAGGTCAAGAGCATGCTCTTGCTAAATTTGCGGGTCAGATGCAACTCGGTGATACTTATGCAATGCTTGGCCAGCTGGAGAATTCAATAATGTGTTACACAACGGGATTGGAAGTCCAGAGACAGGTTCTGGGAGAAATTGACCCAAGAGTTGGTGAGACTTGTAGGTATTTGGCTGAGGCTCACGTTCAAGCATTGCACTTTGATGAGGCTGAGAGGCTTTGTCAAATGGCACTAGACATTCATAAAGACAATGGTTCGCCTGTTTCTCTTGAAGAGGCAGCGGACAGGAGGCTCATGGGTCTTATATGTGAAACAAAAGGAGATCATGAGGCTGCACTCGAGCACCTTGTTTTAGCCAGCATGGCTATGGTGGCAAATGGCCAGGAAGCGGAAGTGGCTTCTGTCGATTGCAGCATTGGGGATAGCTACTTATCTTTGTCTCGGTATGATGAAGCTGTTTTTGCTTATCAGAAAGCACTCACAGTTTTCAAGACCACCAAAGGAGAGAATCATCCAGCTGTTGGTTCAGTCTTTGTCCGTCTGGCTGACTTGTATAACAAGACAGGTAAACTAAAGGAATCAAAATCATACTGTGAAAATGCCCTCCGGATTTATGAAAAGCCCATCCTTGAGGTCCCTCCAGAGGAGATTGCAAGTGGACTCACTGATGTTTCTGCTATCTATGAATCAATGGATGAGCTTGAGCAGGCACTCAAATTGCTACAGAAGGCATTGAAGATATATAATGATGCCCCTGGTCAGCAAAGTACAATCGCCAGCATTGAAGCCCAGATGGGGGTCATGTACTACATGTTGGGGAATTATTCTGATTCTTACAACTCCTTCAAGAATGCCATCTCAAAGCTTCGTGCAAGTGGCGAGAAGAAATCTGCCTTATTTGGAATTGCTCTCAACCAAATGGGCCTTGCTTGTGTGCAGCGTTATGCTATAAATGAGGCTGCAGAGTTATTTGAAGAAGCCAGGAGTGTTTTGGAACAAGAGTGCGGACCATATCATCCTGACACGCTTGGGGTTTATAGCAATCTTGCTGGCACGTATGATGCTGTTGGCAG